The Pseudomonas azotoformans genome has a segment encoding these proteins:
- a CDS encoding branched-chain amino acid ABC transporter permease, with protein sequence MSEKNPLPFAKTQSRAMLLWVLAVLIGLPLILPSATLATEILIFAMAALACNLLLGYTGLLSFGQGIFFGAGAYCAALLMIHLQLGLFTALLGAAVAGGFLALLVGALAIRRTGIYFVMLTLAFSQMAYFVAYTLSDWTGGDNGLLSVPRPEIRIGETVLLSLADARAFYGFVAVLFLLIFIGARRVIASPFGSTLMAIRENETRASAIGYDTRHFKILVFVLSGAVTGIAGALYAMLLHFVPLSNIDLAMSENILIMTIVGGTGSLFGSLLGAGSIVLLGDFLSDLWPRWLMLLGVILILVVIFMRGGLWGGLASLFEKVRGHRNTAAVAKEEGL encoded by the coding sequence ATGAGCGAGAAAAATCCCCTACCGTTTGCCAAGACGCAATCGCGCGCGATGTTGCTGTGGGTGTTGGCGGTGCTGATCGGCCTGCCCTTGATACTGCCGTCGGCGACCCTGGCCACCGAGATCCTGATCTTTGCCATGGCGGCCCTGGCCTGCAACCTGCTGCTGGGCTACACCGGCCTGCTCTCCTTCGGCCAAGGCATCTTCTTCGGGGCCGGCGCGTATTGCGCGGCGTTGCTAATGATCCATCTGCAATTAGGCCTGTTCACCGCGTTGCTCGGTGCCGCCGTGGCCGGTGGTTTCCTGGCGTTGCTGGTGGGCGCCCTGGCCATCCGTCGCACCGGCATCTACTTCGTGATGCTGACCCTGGCGTTCAGCCAGATGGCCTACTTTGTCGCCTACACCCTCAGCGACTGGACCGGTGGCGACAACGGCCTGCTCAGTGTGCCGCGCCCGGAGATCCGCATAGGTGAAACCGTGCTGCTGTCACTGGCCGACGCCCGCGCCTTTTACGGCTTTGTCGCGGTGCTGTTCCTGTTGATCTTCATCGGCGCCCGCCGGGTGATCGCCTCGCCGTTCGGCAGCACCTTGATGGCGATCCGCGAAAACGAAACCCGCGCCTCGGCCATCGGCTACGACACGCGGCACTTCAAGATCCTAGTGTTTGTGCTGTCCGGCGCCGTTACCGGGATTGCCGGCGCGCTGTACGCCATGCTGCTGCACTTTGTGCCGCTGTCGAATATCGACCTGGCGATGTCCGAGAACATCCTGATCATGACCATTGTCGGCGGCACCGGCTCATTGTTCGGCTCGCTGCTCGGCGCTGGCTCCATCGTGCTGCTCGGGGATTTCCTCTCCGACCTGTGGCCGCGCTGGCTGATGCTGCTGGGGGTGATTTTGATCCTGGTGGTGATCTTCATGCGCGGTGGTTTGTGGGGCGGCCTGGCGTCGCTGTTCGAAAAGGTACGCGGCCATCGCAACACGGCCGCTGTCGCCAAGGAGGAAGGGCTATGA
- a CDS encoding ABC transporter ATP-binding protein: MSILLETRDLELAYGAFHAVNGVNLKVEAGTIHTIIGPNGAGKTSLFHCLTGERQATAGAIHFDGRNLMRKPAHGRVGLGMARSFQLTSLFQNLSVRENLRLAAQGRDGALALNFWRRVDSKREHLEMADQVLERLQLTARANTLAGELSHGQQRVLEVGMSICSKPKLLMLDEPTSGMGIDDIPIMTQLISDLGRDHTVLLIEHNMSIVMSISQRITVMSHGQILVEGTPESVRADERVRTAYLGEAA; encoded by the coding sequence ATGAGCATTCTGCTGGAAACCAGAGACCTGGAACTGGCCTATGGCGCGTTCCACGCGGTGAACGGCGTGAACCTCAAGGTCGAGGCCGGCACCATCCACACCATCATCGGCCCTAACGGCGCGGGCAAGACCAGCCTGTTCCACTGCCTCACGGGCGAACGCCAGGCCACCGCCGGGGCGATTCACTTCGACGGCAGGAACCTGATGCGCAAGCCTGCTCACGGCCGCGTCGGCCTGGGTATGGCGCGCTCGTTCCAGCTCACCAGCCTGTTCCAGAACCTCAGCGTGCGCGAAAACCTGCGCCTGGCCGCCCAAGGCCGTGACGGCGCGCTCGCGTTGAATTTCTGGCGCCGCGTCGACAGCAAGCGCGAACACCTGGAGATGGCCGACCAGGTGCTGGAACGCCTGCAACTCACCGCCCGCGCCAACACCCTGGCCGGTGAGTTGTCCCACGGCCAGCAGCGGGTGCTGGAGGTGGGCATGTCGATCTGTTCCAAGCCGAAACTGTTGATGCTCGACGAGCCCACCTCGGGCATGGGCATCGATGACATCCCGATCATGACCCAGTTGATCAGCGACCTCGGCCGCGACCACACGGTGCTGCTGATCGAACACAACATGAGTATTGTCATGTCCATCAGCCAACGCATCACGGTGATGAGCCACGGCCAGATCCTG